A region from the Gossypium hirsutum isolate 1008001.06 chromosome A08, Gossypium_hirsutum_v2.1, whole genome shotgun sequence genome encodes:
- the LOC107948936 gene encoding uncharacterized protein isoform X4, whose translation MSLPSVEIKNASLEDNKLNESESSQTTPVSAPAHSLTIEQSKIDCDGMKDSIPDFESPTPRSSFSPVGIPAPSAVSADLQVHPGEVLVPAVVDQFQEQALAALRVLKVIEAEALPGELCTRREYARWLVAASSALSRNVVSKVYPAMYVENVTELAFDDIIPEDPDFSSIQGLAEAGLISSKLSNQDLLNYNRGPVYFSPESPLSRQDLVSWKMALEKRQLPEADREILYQLSGFIDIDKINPDAWPALVADLSTGEPGIIALAFGCTRLFLPNKPVTKAQAAVAIATGEASDLVSEELARIEAESVAENAVSAHNALVAEVEKDVNANFEKELSIEREKIDAFEKMAEEAKRELERIRAEREEENMVLMKDRAAISAETKILSRLRREVEEQLESMINDKVEISYERERISKLRKETEDETQETVRLQHELEVERKALSMARAWAEDEAKRAREQAKALEEAREQWERQGVKVVVDNDLHEESVAGDTWVNVGKQVAVEGTISRGETLVGKLKILASEVKGKSREFIDKIVQRIQYLISVLRKWASDAGAKAEELKDGAVLKARGSVQEMQQTTAGFSSAVKEGAKRVAGDCREGVEKLTQRFRT comes from the exons ATGTCTCTGCCCTCGGTTGAAATAAAGAATGCATCTCTGGAAGATAATAAGTTAAATGAGAGTGAGTCATCTCAAACAACCCCTGTGTCAGCACCTGCTCATTCATTAACAATAGAGCAAAGCAAAATTGATTGTGATGGGATGAAAGATAGCATACCAGATTTTGAATCACCAACTCCTAGGAGTTCCTTCTCCCCAGTTGGTATACCTGCTCCGTCTGCAGTTTCTGCAGATCTACAGGTTCACCCGGGAGAGGTTCTAGTTCCTGCAGTTGTTGATCAGTTTCAGGAGCAGGCACTTGCAGCTCTTCGAGTTTTGAAG GTTATTGAGGCTGAAGCTCTACCTGGTGAACTCTGTACACGTCGTGAGTATGCTCGGTGGTTAGTGGCAGCAAGCAGTGCTCTTTCAAG GAATGTAGTATCAAAAGTTTATCCTGCAATGTATGTTGAGAATGTTACTGAACTTGCATTTGATGACATCATACCTGAAGACCCTGATTTTTCATCGATTCAAG GCTTGGCAGAGGCTGGACTTATCTCAAGCAAGCTTTCAAATCAAGATCTGCTTAATTACAATCGAGGCCCAGTTTACTTCTCTCCTGAAAG ccCTCTATCACGCCAGGATCTTGTTAGCTGGAAAATGGCTCTAGAGAAAAGACAACTCCCAGAAGCTGACCGAGAG ATCCTCTACCAACTTTCTGGTTTTATAGACATTGATAAGATAAATCCAGATGCATGGCCTGCACTTGTAGCTGACTTGTCTACTGGAGAACCAGGAATAATAGCTCTTGCTTTTG GTTGTACAAGATTGTTCCTGCCAAATAAGCCTGTGACAAAGGCCCAAGCAGCTGTTGCTATTGCAACTGGTGAAGCTTCTGACCTTGTAAGTGAGGAGCTAGCACGAATTGAAGCTGAATCAGTGGCAGAAAATGCAGTATCTGCTCACAATGCTTTAGTAGCTGAAGTTGAGAAAGATGTTAATGCTAATTTTGAGAAAGAACTTTCGATAGAACGTGAAAAGATTGATGCTTTTGAAAAAATGGCTGAAGAGGCGAAGCGCGAGCTGGAAAGGATAAGAGCTGAAAGAGAGGAAGAGAATATGGTCTTAATGAAGGACCGTGCTGCTATTAGTGCTGAAACGAAAATTCTTTCAAGATTAAGGCGTGAAGTGGAGGAGCAGTTGGAAAGCATGATAAATGACAAAGTAGAGATATCATACGAGAGGGAAAGAATTAGTAAACTACGAAAAGAAACAGAGGATGAAACCCAAGAGACTGTCAGGTTACAGCATGAGTTGGAGGTGGAAAGAAAAGCCTTATCAATGGCCAG GGCATGGGCTGAGGATGAGGCGAAACGAGCAAGAGAACAGGCAAAAGCCCTGGAGGAGGCTAGGGAACAGTGGGAAAGGCAGGGCGTCAAAGTGGTGGTTGACAATGACCTCCATGAAGAGAGTGTTGCAGGAGATACGTGGGTAAATGTAGGGAAGCAAGTTGCAGTTGAAGGAACTATTAGCAGGGGTGAAACGTTGGTGGGGAAGCTCAAGATATTGGCAAGTGAAGTAAAAGGCAAATCTAGAGAGTTCATCGATAAGATTGTCCAGAGGATCCAGTATTTGATTTCAGTGTTGAGAAAATGGGCCTCCGATGCAGGTGCAAAGGCTGAAGAATTGAAAGATGGGGCTGTGTTGAAGGCAAGGGGATCAGTACAGGAGATGCAGCAAACCACAGCAGGATTTAGTTCGGCTGTTAAAGAAGGTGCAAAACGA